The following proteins come from a genomic window of Chthoniobacterales bacterium:
- a CDS encoding histidine phosphatase family protein → MHTRIFLVRHGATVLSAEDRFAGATDVELSDEGREQVRRLAVRLAKEKMAAIYASPLGRTVETAQILAEPHGLELQRRDGLREISHGRWEQMTRKEVEHAFPEEADAWEKDPYTFAPLGGESGLAVTARALPVLMDIVRNHPESNVLVVSHKATIRLLLSSLLGFDPRRYRDNLDQNPAALNIVDFKNVVSARLTLFNDTSHYAAAGLAIPEVPTSSLSRIWNE, encoded by the coding sequence ATGCATACCCGAATTTTCCTGGTCCGGCACGGGGCCACCGTGTTGTCGGCGGAAGACCGTTTCGCCGGCGCTACCGACGTGGAATTGTCCGATGAAGGCCGGGAACAGGTGCGGCGACTTGCGGTTCGTCTCGCAAAAGAAAAGATGGCCGCGATCTACGCGTCGCCGCTGGGGCGGACCGTTGAGACCGCGCAAATCCTGGCCGAACCGCACGGGCTCGAATTGCAACGACGCGACGGGCTCCGGGAAATTTCGCATGGCCGTTGGGAGCAAATGACTCGGAAAGAAGTCGAGCACGCTTTTCCGGAGGAAGCCGACGCCTGGGAGAAAGATCCATACACTTTCGCGCCCCTCGGCGGTGAGAGTGGGCTGGCGGTGACGGCGCGCGCTCTGCCCGTGCTGATGGATATTGTGCGGAATCATCCCGAATCGAATGTGCTCGTTGTTTCCCACAAGGCCACGATCCGGCTGCTTCTCAGTTCCCTGCTTGGCTTCGACCCGCGCCGATACCGCGATAATCTCGATCAAAATCCGGCGGCGCTAAACATAGTCGACTTCAAAAACGTGGTGAGCGCACGGCTGACGCTTTTCAACGATACCTCGCATTATGCCGCGGCTGGCCTCGCCATTCCGGAAGTTCCTACCTCGAGTCTGTCGAGGATTTGGAACGAGTAA